Proteins found in one Lachancea thermotolerans CBS 6340 chromosome C complete sequence genomic segment:
- the WRS1 gene encoding tryptophan--tRNA ligase WRS1 (highly similar to uniprot|Q12109 Saccharomyces cerevisiae YOL097C WRS1 Cytoplasmic tryptophanyl-tRNA synthetase aminoacylates tryptophanyl-tRNA), which yields MTEQISPAAASEKLADLSVKEQNITPWDVEGAVDENGQSQDIDYDKLIKQFGTKAVGEETLQRFEQVTGHKPHHFLRKGLFFSERDFNKILDLYEQGKPFFLYTGRGPSSDSMHLGHMVPFVFTKWLQDVFDAPLVIELTDDEKFLFKQKLTIEDVKRFARQNASDIISVGFNPQKTFIFSDLAYMGGGFYETVVRVSRQITGSTAKAVFGFNDSDCIGKFHFASIQIASAFPSSYPDVLGIPNKTPCLIPCAIDQDPYFRVCRDVAEKLKFSKPALIHSKFFPALQGSTTKMSASDDTTAIFMTDTPKQIQKKINKYAFSGGQVSIEDHRKLGGNPDVDVAFQYLSFFKDDDEFLEDVYNKYKSGELLSGEMKKLCIDVLQEFVKEFQERKARVTDEVIDQFMQPHKLVWGQQERLVPVKPKEKK from the coding sequence TGGCGGACCTGTCCGTGAAAGAACAGAACATCACACCATGGGACGTGGAGGGCgctgttgatgaaaacGGTCAGTCCCAGGATATTGACTACGACAAGCTGATCAAGCAATTCGGAACCAAGGCTGTCGGTGAGGAAACCTTGCAGAGGTTCGAACAGGTGACAGGCCACAAGCCCCACCACTTCCTGCGCAAgggcttgtttttcagtGAGCGTGACTTTAACAAGATCCTTGATCTGTACGAGCAAGGCAAGCCTTTCTTCCTGTACACAGGGAGAGGGCCCTCTTCGGACTCCATGCATCTGGGCCACATGGTACCATTTGTTTTCACTAAATGGCTACAGGATGTGTTCGACGCTCCGCTAGTAATTGAGTTGACCGACGACGAaaagttcttgttcaagCAGAAACTAACCATCGAGGACGTCAAGCGCTTTGCTCGCCAGAACGCCAGCGACATCATCTCTGTCGGCTTCAACCCCCAGAAGACTTTTATTTTCTCAGACCTTGCTTACATGGGCGGCGGTTTCTACGAAACTGTCGTGAGAGTTTCCAGGCAAATCACAGGCTCCACTGCCAAGGCTGTCTTCGGTTTCAACGACTCTGACTGTATTGGTAAGTTCCACTTTGCCTCTATCCAGATTGCCTCCGCGTTCCCATCTTCGTACCCAGACGTTTTGGGAATTCCAAACAAGACACCTTGTCTGATTCCATGCGCGATCGACCAGGACCCATACTTCAGAGTGTGCAGAGACGTTGCCGAGAAACTGAAGTTCTCCAAGCCTGCGCTGATCCACTCTAAATTCTTCCCTGCTCTTCAAGGCTCTACCACGAAGATGAGTGCCTCAGACGACACTACAGCTATTTTCATGACCGACACTCCAAAGCAGATCCAGAAAAAGATCAATAAGTACGCTTTCTCCGGCGGTCAAGTGTCTATTGAGGACCACAGAAAGCTGGGCGGGAACCCGGACGTGGACGTAGCCTTCCAAtacttgagcttcttcaaggacgATGACGAGTTCCTGGAGGACGTTTACAACAAGTACAAGAGCGGCGAGCTCCTCTCCGgagaaatgaagaagctttgtATCGACGTTCTTCAGGAGTTCGTTAAGGAATTCCAGGAACGCAAGGCTAGAGTTACTGATGAAGTCATTGACCAATTCATGCAGCCCCACAAGCTGGTTTGGGGCCAGCAGGAGAGACTGGTTCCAGTCAAGCccaaagagaagaagtGA
- the RIB3 gene encoding 3,4-dihydroxy-2-butanone-4-phosphate synthase RIB3 (highly similar to uniprot|Q99258 Saccharomyces cerevisiae YDR487C RIB3 3 4-dihydroxy-2-butanone-4-phosphate synthase (DHBP synthase) required for riboflavin biosynthesis from ribulose-5-phosphate also has an unrelated function in mitochondrial respiration): protein MSNNFTPFEEALELFKQNKFVMVMDDEGRENEADLICAAEGVTQEQMAFLVRYSSGYVCAPLTNEIADRIDLPLMRSMDVKSSQDDRHGTAYTITCDFADGTTTGISAHDRALTCRKLADASTKPADFLKPGHIVPLRAVDGGVLQRGGHTEAAVDLCKLAGKAPVGVICELVRDEDGLMMRRDDCFKMKQKFDIPLITIEQLKEYISKHNS from the coding sequence ATGTCAAACAACTTCACGCCATTCGAAGAGGCGCTagagcttttcaagcagaaCAAATTCGTGATGGTCATGGACGATGAAGGCCGGGAAAACGAGGCAGACCTGATCTGCGCCGCAGAGGGAGTGACCCAGGAGCAGATGGCGTTCCTCGTACGGTACTCCTCGGGCTACGTCTGTGCACCACTCACCAACGAAATCGCAGACAGAATTGACCTGCCCTTGATGCGCAGCATGGACGTCAAGTCGTCACAGGACGACCGTCACGGCACAGCGTACACCATAACCTGCGACTTCGCGGACGGAACAACCACAGGAATCTCAGCGCACGACAGAGCCCTCACTTGCAGAAAGCTGGCCGACGCTTCGACGAAGCCCGCGGACTTCCTGAAGCCAGGCCACATCGTCCCTCTGAGGGCCGTCGACGGCGGCGTCCTACAGAGAGGCGGCCACACAGAGGCCGCGGTAGACCTGTGCAAGCTGGCAGGAAAGGCTCCTGTTGGCGTCATCTGCGAGCTGGTGAGAGACGAGGACGGGCTGATGATGCGGCGCGACGACTGCTTTAAGATGAAGCAGAAGTTCGACATTCCACTCATCACCATCGAGCAGCTAAAAGAGTACATTTCTAAGCACAACTCATGA
- a CDS encoding KLTH0C09724p (conserved hypothetical protein), whose amino-acid sequence MVDEKKPSTIRRLVAVVVSIGVINILIDGCKFILKRALSPVTNAVYGNPDPYSALFKSNNSLFLL is encoded by the coding sequence ATGGTCGAcgaaaagaagccaagTACAATTCGGCGGTTGGTTGCCGTTGTTGTATCAATCGGGGTTATAAATATTCTCATCGACGGTTGCAAGTTTATTCTGAAGCGCGCTTTGTCACCCGTCACCAACGCGGTGTATGGGAACCCGGACCCATACTctgcgcttttcaagtcaaacaactctcttttccttctctAA